A genomic segment from Bradyrhizobium diazoefficiens USDA 110 encodes:
- a CDS encoding Flp family type IVb pilin produces the protein MKNLIARFAKDESGATAIEYGLIAAGIALAIITVVNNLGSTLNTKFTSISTSLK, from the coding sequence ATGAAGAACCTGATTGCGCGTTTCGCCAAGGATGAATCCGGCGCCACCGCCATCGAATACGGCCTGATCGCCGCCGGCATCGCGCTGGCCATCATCACCGTCGTCAACAACCTCGGCAGCACGCTGAACACCAAGTTCACCTCGATCAGCACCTCGCTGAAGTAA